One Novosphingobium sp. G106 DNA segment encodes these proteins:
- a CDS encoding helix-turn-helix transcriptional regulator, which produces MIAHMQDRQDHFAYCVQLFGGTTAFSRRLGIDERAIRRFINGERPISDGLLQDTAKALRELVAEATAAEGEIAAILTSGASDR; this is translated from the coding sequence ATGATCGCCCACATGCAAGATCGACAGGATCATTTCGCCTACTGCGTCCAACTGTTTGGCGGCACTACAGCGTTTTCGCGACGCCTCGGGATAGATGAGCGCGCTATCCGGCGGTTCATCAATGGCGAGCGGCCCATCAGCGATGGTCTCCTTCAAGACACCGCGAAAGCACTGCGTGAACTCGTTGCGGAAGCCACCGCAGCCGAGGGAGAGATCGCTGCCATTTTGACCTCTGGAGCAAGCGATCGTTGA
- a CDS encoding patatin-like phospholipase family protein produces the protein MAISGCSTPSRLPAVPQSTSAQVAPAPLAIRYLVTRETDSFAQEAGIALDKEKAWLVSQGQTGPLPPASYLAISGGGDNGAYGAGFLNGWTAAGTRPDFKVVTGISTGALIAPFAFLGPKYDYVLERVYTTSSQKDIFRKRGLLKGLFGDGMADTQPLANLIASYVTPQFLDEIADQYAHGRILLVGTTNLDSLEPVIWNMTAIASSKDPNALALFRKILLASASIPGAFPPVMIDATVAGTHYAEMHVDGGTIAQVFLFPPSLRISGTDPALQRKRTLYIIRNARLDPDWASVERRTLPIASRAIASLTRAQGIGDLYRIYATAQRDRIDFNLTSIPATFNTPHREEFDTNYMRELFSTGKQIAQAGYQWQKYPPGFEPE, from the coding sequence GTGGCGATTTCCGGCTGCTCAACGCCAAGCCGGCTGCCGGCAGTTCCCCAATCCACTTCCGCACAGGTTGCGCCCGCGCCCCTCGCCATTCGATATCTCGTGACCCGCGAGACAGACAGCTTTGCCCAGGAAGCCGGTATCGCTCTGGACAAGGAGAAGGCCTGGCTTGTCAGCCAAGGGCAAACCGGGCCGCTGCCACCAGCTTCCTATCTCGCGATCTCTGGCGGCGGCGACAACGGGGCCTATGGTGCGGGTTTCCTCAACGGCTGGACAGCTGCCGGCACGCGCCCGGACTTCAAGGTAGTGACCGGCATCAGCACGGGCGCCCTGATCGCTCCATTCGCATTCCTGGGCCCGAAGTATGATTATGTTCTCGAGCGGGTCTATACGACGAGTTCTCAAAAGGACATTTTCAGGAAGCGGGGGCTCCTGAAGGGCCTATTCGGCGACGGCATGGCCGACACCCAGCCGCTGGCAAATCTCATCGCCTCCTACGTGACGCCGCAATTCCTCGATGAAATTGCCGACCAATACGCCCACGGCCGCATCCTGCTCGTTGGAACCACCAACCTGGACTCGCTGGAGCCGGTGATCTGGAACATGACCGCGATAGCGAGCAGCAAGGATCCCAATGCCTTGGCACTGTTCCGGAAAATCCTGCTCGCCTCGGCATCGATCCCGGGCGCCTTTCCGCCGGTGATGATCGACGCCACCGTGGCCGGGACACACTACGCCGAGATGCATGTCGACGGCGGTACGATTGCCCAGGTCTTCCTGTTTCCGCCTTCGCTCCGCATCAGCGGTACGGACCCGGCGCTGCAGCGCAAGCGCACTCTGTATATCATTCGAAACGCCCGGCTCGATCCCGACTGGGCGAGCGTCGAGCGCAGGACCCTGCCGATCGCCAGCCGCGCCATCGCCTCCCTGACGCGAGCGCAGGGGATCGGCGACCTGTACCGCATTTATGCCACAGCGCAGCGGGATCGTATCGACTTCAACCTGACCTCGATTCCGGCGACATTCAACACGCCTCATCGCGAGGAGTTCGACACCAACTACATGCGCGAACTGTTTTCGACCGGAAAGCAGATCGCGCAGGCTGGATACCAATGGCAGAAGTACCCGCCCGGCTTTGAACCGGAATAG
- a CDS encoding LLM class flavin-dependent oxidoreductase: MQIGVHLGFQNLHGMPDMEFFRKETQIAIEAEAMGFDFAAMVEHHFTDYAACPDPLQALSYVAAKTKTIKLMPAAVILPWNDPVRVVEKVAMLDSLSEGRVFLGMGRGAARREFTGFRKDLADSRELFDEACLIVMDGLETGTVKANTKHFQQPEVEIRPRPENWSSDRMAMVSMSPSSAEVAAEYGLKAIRFSQGDWSHSMAEINAYRTKFEQLHSHKAPPFIISDFVVCVDTEEQVGEYTDEYFAKQFYQVANHYEWGGEHFKHMPSYSTYVALGDAMNAAGGPEKAYKDYIGGNLIGTPEQLIEKDAMRKATVGEYDIIANFSYGGMSYDRVYDQMKRFADKVMPKLRETAAVPA, translated from the coding sequence ATGCAGATTGGCGTCCACCTCGGTTTCCAGAACCTTCACGGCATGCCCGACATGGAGTTCTTCCGGAAGGAAACGCAGATCGCCATCGAGGCCGAAGCGATGGGCTTCGACTTCGCGGCGATGGTCGAGCACCACTTCACCGACTATGCTGCCTGCCCCGATCCGCTGCAGGCGCTGTCCTACGTCGCGGCCAAGACCAAGACGATCAAGCTGATGCCCGCCGCTGTGATCCTGCCGTGGAACGATCCCGTCCGCGTGGTCGAGAAGGTGGCGATGCTCGACAGCCTGTCCGAAGGCCGCGTCTTTCTCGGCATGGGCCGCGGCGCCGCCCGCCGCGAGTTCACCGGCTTCCGCAAGGACCTCGCCGACAGTCGCGAGTTGTTCGACGAGGCCTGCCTGATCGTCATGGACGGGTTGGAGACCGGCACGGTCAAGGCCAACACCAAGCATTTCCAGCAGCCCGAAGTCGAAATCCGCCCGCGTCCCGAAAACTGGAGCAGCGATCGCATGGCGATGGTTTCGATGTCACCGAGCTCGGCCGAAGTCGCGGCCGAATACGGCCTCAAGGCGATCCGCTTCAGCCAGGGCGATTGGTCGCATTCGATGGCCGAGATCAATGCCTATCGCACCAAGTTCGAGCAGTTGCACAGCCACAAGGCCCCGCCGTTCATCATTTCGGACTTCGTCGTTTGCGTCGATACCGAGGAGCAGGTCGGCGAATACACCGACGAGTATTTCGCCAAGCAGTTCTACCAGGTCGCCAACCACTACGAATGGGGCGGCGAGCACTTCAAGCACATGCCGTCCTATTCGACCTATGTCGCGCTGGGCGACGCGATGAACGCTGCGGGCGGGCCGGAGAAGGCCTACAAGGACTACATCGGCGGCAACCTGATCGGCACGCCCGAGCAACTGATCGAGAAGGATGCGATGCGCAAGGCGACCGTCGGCGAATACGACATCATCGCCAACTTCTCCTACGGCGGCATGTCCTACGACCGTGTTTACGACCAGATGAAGCGCTTCGCTGACAAGGTCATGCCGAAGCTCCGGGAAACCGCGGCGGTTCCGGCCTGA
- a CDS encoding TauD/TfdA family dioxygenase — protein sequence MCLAASTLPRFCALLDQRGVLLFRGVAPNDDELRMIARSLGDLRLGASKRGADGRTLNEGDEGVMKISLDANVNPDYARFLPGNHLWHMDGTYEPIPPLATLFTPFKLSQTGGDTCFANTYAAFEDLPAAQKAELEKLRVVHTMQAALFPVMRDVTPEEFAVWYSYPQRSHPLVWHHRSGRKSLVLSTSGAWVEGMPQAKSHDLLQQLMRHTTQDQYVYRHKWQLGDLVIWDNTGAMHRVLPFDRESGREFHRATLNGEEAITSTGERLVSA from the coding sequence ATCTGCTTAGCGGCAAGCACGCTGCCGAGATTCTGCGCCCTGCTCGACCAGCGCGGCGTGCTGCTGTTCCGCGGCGTCGCCCCCAACGACGACGAACTGCGCATGATCGCCCGCTCGCTCGGCGACCTCAGGCTCGGCGCCTCGAAGCGCGGGGCCGACGGCCGGACGCTGAACGAAGGTGACGAAGGCGTGATGAAGATTTCGCTCGATGCCAATGTGAACCCCGACTACGCGCGCTTCCTGCCCGGCAACCACCTCTGGCACATGGACGGCACATACGAGCCGATCCCGCCGCTGGCGACGCTGTTCACCCCGTTCAAGCTCTCGCAGACCGGCGGCGACACCTGCTTCGCCAATACCTATGCCGCTTTCGAGGATCTCCCTGCGGCACAGAAGGCCGAGCTCGAGAAGCTCCGCGTCGTCCACACGATGCAGGCCGCGCTGTTCCCGGTGATGCGCGACGTCACGCCAGAGGAATTCGCGGTCTGGTATTCCTATCCGCAGCGCTCGCACCCGCTCGTCTGGCACCACCGCTCGGGCCGCAAGTCGCTCGTGCTGAGCACTTCGGGCGCCTGGGTAGAGGGCATGCCGCAGGCCAAGAGCCACGACCTGCTCCAGCAGCTGATGCGCCACACGACGCAGGACCAGTACGTCTATCGCCACAAGTGGCAGCTCGGCGATCTCGTCATCTGGGACAACACCGGCGCGATGCACCGCGTCCTGCCGTTCGACCGCGAAAGCGGCCGCGAATTCCACCGCGCCACGCTCAACGGCGAGGAAGCGATCACCTCGACCGGCGAGCGGCTGGTCTCGGCCTAA
- a CDS encoding TetR/AcrR family transcriptional regulator: MDRVPRRPGRPTLSDEQLLDIALDLFLENGFERTSIDAITAAAGMAKRTVYARYGDKETLFKAALARAIEDWMVPVERLRGVETENLEKTLLTIAQMLLTNILEPAGMRLLRLSNAVSVSMPEIAAANTRMGTEPTLAYLADLFRRRLLPEDAPAPEADEAALAFLHLVVGGPASTAAWGVVMEEEAIERHTRYCVRLFLHGALPAPGGGAIERENRRLKALAEEAADLLTLTRDKLREAK; this comes from the coding sequence GTGGATCGGGTCCCACGCCGGCCCGGTCGGCCGACGCTGAGCGACGAGCAGTTGCTCGACATCGCGCTCGACCTGTTCCTCGAGAACGGTTTCGAGCGAACCTCGATCGACGCGATCACTGCCGCCGCGGGCATGGCCAAGCGCACCGTTTACGCGCGCTACGGCGACAAGGAGACGCTGTTCAAGGCGGCGCTGGCGCGAGCGATCGAGGACTGGATGGTCCCGGTCGAGCGGTTGCGCGGGGTAGAGACGGAGAATCTGGAAAAGACCCTGCTGACCATCGCCCAGATGCTGCTCACCAATATTCTCGAGCCTGCGGGCATGCGGCTGCTGCGGCTCAGCAACGCGGTCTCGGTGTCGATGCCCGAGATCGCGGCTGCAAACACGCGCATGGGCACCGAGCCGACGCTGGCCTATCTGGCCGACCTGTTCCGCCGCCGCCTGCTGCCCGAAGATGCACCGGCCCCCGAGGCCGACGAAGCGGCGCTCGCCTTCCTCCATCTAGTCGTCGGCGGCCCGGCGAGCACTGCGGCCTGGGGCGTGGTCATGGAAGAGGAGGCGATCGAGCGGCACACGCGCTATTGCGTGCGCCTGTTCCTCCACGGCGCGCTGCCTGCGCCGGGTGGCGGCGCGATCGAGCGTGAGAACCGGCGACTCAAGGCCCTCGCGGAGGAAGCAGCCGATCTGCTGACGCTGACGCGGGACAAGCTGCGCGAGGCCAAATAG
- a CDS encoding NTP transferase domain-containing protein: MTFVSLVLAAGSARRFGSDKLSAEFRGEPLVHHAIRVARAAPVARVIVVCSDKLAVGEWLGEPPVETVRIASNALSASLQAGIAAAGSASGAFIFLGDMPLIPPDVAGDLAEALGDHFAAVPRHAGKNGHPVLLSARAFPEISGLTGDEGAGRLLKQRSDIAFIDVTEDTILLDVDRAEDLARLENR, from the coding sequence GTGACCTTCGTTTCGCTGGTGCTGGCGGCGGGATCGGCGCGGCGTTTCGGCAGCGACAAGCTTTCCGCCGAGTTTCGCGGCGAACCGCTGGTCCATCACGCGATCCGGGTTGCGCGCGCGGCGCCGGTCGCACGGGTGATCGTGGTCTGCAGCGACAAACTGGCCGTGGGGGAATGGCTCGGCGAGCCCCCGGTCGAAACCGTGCGTATCGCCAGCAACGCGCTGTCGGCCTCGCTTCAGGCCGGCATCGCCGCGGCGGGCAGCGCCAGTGGCGCCTTCATCTTCCTGGGCGACATGCCGCTGATCCCGCCGGATGTCGCAGGAGATCTGGCCGAGGCGCTGGGCGACCACTTCGCCGCCGTGCCGCGCCATGCGGGCAAAAACGGCCACCCGGTGCTGCTTTCTGCGCGCGCCTTCCCCGAGATCTCCGGCCTGACGGGTGACGAAGGAGCCGGCCGCCTGCTCAAGCAACGCAGCGACATAGCTTTCATCGATGTGACGGAGGATACTATCCTGCTCGACGTCGACCGGGCCGAGGATCTGGCCCGGCTCGAGAACCGTTAG
- a CDS encoding XdhC family protein encodes MNSLSPETTMIDAADEIIADADWPLFGWSDDVRPALAAALAAGRPAALATLYRVEGSAPRGPGAQMLFDGAQASGYFSGDCIEGDVARHAAEVIADGQPRHLHYGMGSPWIDIRLRCGGALYVLVERIDPRSTAAWTLLGNAEARRPCLWSSDGVQQEVIPAADAPLLSLTQDPLHIMRRFDPPRRLIVSGGDPGALALAQLGAEAQFETLLLRPGGPGGPSPFPKVVYHRGEPSELLPKLGVDRWTAYVGATHEDHHDLGGCLHALRHGAGYVAMIGAKSRAPGRLAALAAAGATEDELARLHLAPGIAGLGKAPWEVAVGILAEVMQALNPAQERA; translated from the coding sequence ATGAATTCGCTTTCGCCCGAGACAACCATGATCGACGCGGCCGATGAAATCATCGCCGACGCCGACTGGCCGCTGTTCGGCTGGAGCGACGACGTCCGGCCTGCCCTAGCCGCCGCGCTGGCGGCCGGGAGGCCCGCAGCCCTGGCGACGCTCTATCGCGTCGAAGGCAGCGCACCGCGCGGGCCCGGCGCGCAGATGCTGTTCGATGGCGCCCAGGCGAGCGGCTATTTCTCGGGCGACTGCATCGAGGGCGACGTCGCCCGCCATGCTGCCGAGGTGATCGCCGATGGCCAGCCGCGGCACCTGCATTACGGCATGGGTAGCCCGTGGATAGACATCCGCCTGCGTTGCGGGGGCGCGCTCTACGTTCTGGTCGAACGGATCGACCCCAGGAGCACGGCCGCCTGGACGCTGCTCGGCAATGCGGAGGCGCGGCGTCCCTGCCTGTGGTCGAGCGACGGCGTGCAGCAGGAAGTGATCCCGGCGGCCGACGCGCCGCTGCTGAGCCTGACGCAGGATCCGCTGCACATCATGCGCCGCTTCGACCCGCCGCGGCGGCTGATCGTTTCGGGCGGCGACCCGGGCGCGTTGGCGCTGGCGCAACTCGGCGCCGAGGCGCAGTTCGAGACCCTGCTGCTGCGGCCCGGCGGGCCCGGCGGCCCCTCGCCCTTCCCCAAGGTCGTCTATCACCGCGGCGAGCCGTCCGAACTGCTCCCCAAGCTCGGCGTCGACCGCTGGACCGCCTATGTCGGCGCGACGCACGAGGATCATCACGACCTCGGCGGTTGCCTCCATGCCCTGCGGCACGGCGCGGGCTATGTCGCGATGATCGGCGCCAAGTCGCGCGCACCGGGCCGGCTGGCAGCGCTGGCAGCGGCGGGGGCGACCGAAGACGAACTGGCGCGGCTGCATCTGGCCCCCGGCATCGCCGGCCTCGGCAAGGCGCCCTGGGAAGTCGCAGTCGGTATCCTGGCCGAAGTCATGCAGGCGCTGAACCCGGCCCAGGAACGCGCGTGA
- a CDS encoding TetR/AcrR family transcriptional regulator: protein MEAAISRINKEGPSDARQVRSRNALTGALLELLEEKPFDQLTIREISARAGTGYATFFRHYATKEALLSDVASEEIADLLNRTLPVLHDSSSFDSTRALCRHVGEHRNLWVALLTGGAAGILREEFIRQARELPRDFAEVKSWLPADLGVVYGAGATIDLLAWWLSQHDDYSPEQIATILNRLVIAPLIGGERGRMQDVAG, encoded by the coding sequence ATGGAAGCTGCGATAAGCCGCATCAACAAGGAGGGGCCGAGCGACGCACGTCAGGTGCGGTCACGCAACGCGCTGACCGGTGCCTTGCTCGAACTGCTCGAGGAAAAACCCTTCGACCAGCTCACCATTCGCGAAATCTCGGCTCGCGCCGGCACCGGCTACGCCACCTTCTTTCGCCACTATGCGACCAAGGAAGCCCTGCTTAGCGACGTCGCCTCGGAAGAGATCGCCGACCTGCTCAACCGCACATTGCCCGTGCTCCACGATTCGAGCAGCTTTGACTCGACCCGCGCGCTCTGCCGCCACGTCGGCGAGCATCGCAACCTCTGGGTCGCGCTGCTGACCGGCGGCGCCGCGGGCATCCTGCGCGAGGAATTCATCCGCCAGGCACGCGAACTCCCGCGCGACTTCGCCGAAGTGAAAAGCTGGCTGCCGGCCGATCTCGGCGTGGTTTATGGCGCCGGGGCGACGATCGACCTTCTGGCCTGGTGGTTGTCGCAGCACGACGACTATTCGCCCGAGCAGATCGCGACGATCCTCAATCGGCTGGTCATCGCCCCGCTGATCGGCGGCGAACGCGGCCGCATGCAGGACGTCGCGGGCTAG
- a CDS encoding murein L,D-transpeptidase catalytic domain-containing protein, translated as MKRRDVIKSGLFGAATLALPARALADPLADAFDKTFAGPATPAGPVTPPITVPAMPEPNPAYERRVLEIAQREVARAGNAVWRKDIAGIADFARPSSLPRFHFANLENGTVRSFLVAHGKGSDPEHSGWLQTFSNIVGSEATSRGGYLTCEWYNGKYGTSIRLVGLDSDNSLALDRAIVVHPAWYVDPAMISKWGKIGRSEGCFAMSPADFNEALWHLSGGRLLYADRITLA; from the coding sequence TTGAAAAGGCGGGATGTAATCAAGAGCGGGCTCTTCGGCGCCGCCACGCTCGCCCTGCCCGCGCGCGCACTGGCCGATCCGCTGGCCGATGCCTTCGACAAGACTTTCGCCGGACCGGCCACGCCGGCAGGACCGGTCACCCCGCCGATCACTGTACCAGCGATGCCCGAGCCCAACCCGGCCTACGAACGCCGCGTACTGGAAATCGCCCAGCGTGAAGTCGCCCGTGCGGGCAATGCCGTCTGGCGCAAGGACATCGCCGGGATTGCCGATTTCGCCCGCCCCTCGTCGCTGCCCCGCTTCCATTTCGCCAATCTCGAGAATGGCACGGTGCGTTCGTTCCTCGTTGCTCACGGCAAGGGCTCCGACCCCGAGCACTCGGGCTGGCTGCAGACCTTTTCGAATATCGTGGGATCTGAGGCGACCTCGCGCGGCGGCTATCTCACCTGCGAGTGGTATAACGGCAAGTACGGCACTTCGATCCGGCTCGTCGGGCTCGACAGCGACAATTCGCTGGCGCTCGACCGGGCGATCGTCGTCCACCCCGCCTGGTACGTCGATCCCGCGATGATATCCAAATGGGGCAAGATCGGCCGCAGCGAGGGCTGCTTCGCCATGTCCCCGGCCGATTTCAATGAGGCGCTGTGGCACCTTTCGGGCGGCCGGCTGCTCTACGCGGACCGCATCACGCTGGCGTAG
- a CDS encoding polyhydroxyalkanoate depolymerase codes for MLYKAYELQRAMLTGASVWASLTSELLSSRASPLSWLGLGPVMGSALDVFAHAAAPRGKPAFDIESVSIDGAVHSVTEAIVLHRPFGNLLRFTHDGLLPDAPKVLIVAPMSGHYATLLRGTVARMVERATVYITDWADAKMVPVEAGSFDLDDYIDYVIDFLEFTGPNTHVIAVCQPSVPALAATALMGAAEHPCRPATLTMMGGPIDTREAPTQVNATATGNPLSWFQNNLIATVPALYPGEGRKVYPGFLQLAGFMWQNIELHMKSHYQMFEQLVAGDGESADASKAFYDEYRSVCDMTAEFYLQTVEHVFQRHSLPKGELVHRGQRVDLGAIRDTAILAVEGENDDISGIGQTKAALTLATSLSDSRKKYHLAAEVGHYGIFNGSKWRTRIAPVVEEWIARHDKARLKVVA; via the coding sequence TTGCTCTACAAGGCCTACGAGTTGCAGCGCGCCATGCTGACGGGGGCAAGCGTCTGGGCGTCGCTCACTTCGGAGCTGCTTTCGAGCCGCGCCTCGCCGCTGTCCTGGCTCGGCCTTGGCCCGGTGATGGGCTCGGCGCTCGACGTCTTCGCCCATGCCGCGGCGCCGCGCGGCAAGCCTGCCTTCGATATCGAGAGCGTGAGCATCGACGGCGCGGTCCATTCGGTCACCGAGGCGATCGTCCTGCACCGTCCCTTCGGCAACCTGCTGCGTTTCACCCATGACGGACTTTTGCCCGACGCGCCCAAGGTCCTGATCGTCGCGCCGATGAGCGGGCACTACGCCACGCTGCTACGCGGCACGGTGGCGCGGATGGTCGAGCGCGCGACGGTCTACATCACCGACTGGGCCGATGCGAAGATGGTACCGGTCGAGGCCGGCAGCTTCGATCTTGACGACTACATCGACTATGTGATCGATTTCCTCGAGTTCACCGGCCCGAACACTCACGTCATCGCGGTCTGCCAGCCTTCGGTCCCCGCACTCGCCGCGACCGCGCTGATGGGCGCGGCCGAGCATCCCTGCCGCCCGGCGACGCTGACCATGATGGGCGGCCCGATCGACACGCGCGAAGCCCCCACCCAGGTCAATGCCACGGCGACGGGCAATCCGCTGAGCTGGTTCCAGAACAACCTCATCGCCACGGTGCCGGCGCTCTATCCGGGCGAAGGCCGCAAGGTCTATCCGGGCTTCCTCCAACTCGCCGGCTTCATGTGGCAGAACATCGAACTGCACATGAAGAGCCACTATCAGATGTTCGAGCAGCTGGTGGCGGGCGACGGCGAGAGCGCCGATGCCTCGAAGGCCTTCTACGACGAGTACCGTTCGGTATGCGACATGACCGCGGAATTCTACCTGCAGACGGTCGAGCACGTGTTCCAGCGCCATTCGCTTCCCAAGGGCGAGCTCGTCCACCGCGGCCAGCGCGTCGATCTCGGCGCGATCCGCGATACGGCCATCCTAGCGGTCGAAGGCGAGAACGACGACATCTCGGGCATCGGCCAGACCAAGGCCGCGCTGACGCTCGCGACCTCGCTGTCGGACAGCCGCAAGAAGTACCACCTCGCCGCCGAGGTGGGCCACTATGGCATCTTCAACGGCAGCAAATGGCGCACCCGCATCGCCCCGGTCGTCGAGGAATGGATCGCCCGCCACGACAAGGCGCGACTGAAGGTCGTGGCCTAG
- a CDS encoding ABC transporter transmembrane domain-containing protein has product MIWKLTLNYPKQIVIALLALLTTSSATIAIPARFKAIIDQAFGPHAAVATIDNAFRYLLMIVLILGIATALRFYFVSWLGERVVGDLRLKVQDNLLRLSPNFFEANSPKEISSRMTSDTAIIEQIVGTTVSVALRNLITGVGGVIYLFFLAPALTAGLVIAIPLVVLPIVWFGRRLRNVSRTSQDRVAGIGAITAEVLGAIRVVQAFNQEDRERGRFADEVERTFTTAKRRITIRAAMTATIMVLVFGALVLLMWRGALAVATGAIGGGTIAAFVITGGLVAGAFGSLTEVYGDLLRGAGAASRLNELLNEVPAIAPPVRPVVLPEPRGQIAFEHVTFRYPTRPEHAALHDFSLTVEPGETVAIVGPSGAGKSTLFQLAERFYDPMAGTVKLDGVPLVSADPADIRRRIALVPQEGILFAASARDNLRYGNWGASDEAIWDAARAANAESFLRELPEGLDTFLGEDGARLSGGQRQRIAIARALLREAPILLLDEATSALDAESERLVQEALDRLMASRTTLVIAHRLATVRQADRIIVMDRGKIVEQGTHEQLSGAGGLYARLASLQFDERQFTSFE; this is encoded by the coding sequence ATGATCTGGAAGCTGACGCTCAATTATCCCAAGCAGATCGTCATCGCGCTGCTGGCGCTGCTGACGACCTCCTCGGCGACAATCGCGATTCCGGCGCGGTTCAAGGCGATCATCGACCAGGCTTTCGGGCCGCACGCCGCGGTCGCGACGATCGACAACGCCTTCCGCTACCTGCTGATGATCGTCCTCATCCTCGGCATTGCCACGGCCTTGCGGTTCTATTTCGTCTCCTGGCTCGGCGAGCGTGTCGTCGGCGATCTGCGGCTCAAGGTGCAGGACAACCTGCTGCGCCTGTCGCCCAACTTCTTCGAAGCGAACAGCCCGAAGGAGATATCCTCGCGCATGACCTCGGACACGGCGATCATCGAGCAGATCGTCGGCACCACGGTCTCGGTGGCGCTGCGCAACCTGATCACCGGCGTTGGCGGCGTGATTTACCTGTTCTTCCTTGCGCCGGCGCTGACAGCGGGGCTGGTCATCGCCATTCCGCTGGTAGTGCTGCCGATCGTCTGGTTCGGCCGGCGGCTGCGCAACGTTTCGCGCACCAGTCAGGACCGCGTCGCGGGCATCGGCGCGATCACCGCCGAAGTGCTCGGCGCGATCCGCGTCGTCCAGGCGTTCAACCAGGAAGACCGTGAGCGTGGGCGCTTCGCCGACGAGGTCGAGCGGACTTTCACCACGGCCAAGCGCCGCATCACGATCCGCGCGGCGATGACCGCGACGATCATGGTGTTGGTCTTCGGCGCGCTGGTCCTGCTGATGTGGCGCGGCGCGCTGGCCGTCGCGACCGGCGCGATCGGCGGTGGCACGATCGCCGCCTTCGTCATCACCGGCGGCCTCGTCGCCGGCGCCTTCGGTTCGCTGACCGAGGTCTACGGCGACCTGCTGCGTGGCGCCGGCGCGGCCAGCCGGCTCAATGAGCTACTGAACGAAGTGCCCGCGATTGCCCCGCCGGTGCGCCCGGTCGTCCTGCCCGAGCCGCGCGGCCAGATCGCCTTCGAGCATGTGACCTTCCGCTATCCGACGCGGCCGGAGCATGCGGCCTTGCACGACTTCTCACTGACCGTGGAACCGGGCGAAACCGTGGCGATCGTCGGGCCTTCGGGCGCGGGCAAGTCGACGCTGTTCCAGCTCGCCGAGCGGTTCTACGACCCAATGGCGGGCACGGTGAAGCTCGACGGCGTTCCGCTGGTCTCCGCCGATCCGGCCGACATTCGCCGCCGCATCGCGCTGGTCCCGCAAGAGGGCATCCTGTTTGCCGCCAGCGCGCGCGACAACCTGCGCTACGGCAACTGGGGGGCCAGCGACGAGGCGATCTGGGATGCGGCCCGCGCCGCCAATGCCGAAAGCTTCCTGCGTGAACTGCCCGAAGGCCTCGACACCTTCCTCGGCGAGGACGGCGCGCGTCTCTCGGGCGGCCAGCGCCAGCGCATCGCCATCGCCCGCGCCCTGCTGCGCGAGGCGCCGATCCTGCTGCTCGACGAGGCGACCTCGGCGCTCGACGCCGAAAGCGAGCGGCTGGTCCAGGAAGCGCTCGACCGGCTGATGGCCAGCCGCACCACGCTGGTCATCGCCCACCGCCTCGCCACGGTGCGCCAGGCCGACCGGATCATCGTCATGGACCGCGGCAAGATCGTCGAGCAGGGCACGCACGAGCAGTTGAGCGGCGCCGGTGGTCTCTACGCCCGGCTCGCCTCGCTGCAATTCGACGAACGGCAATTCACGTCCTTCGAATGA